In the genome of Pseudomonas fluorescens, the window GACGGAGAGCTTTACGCTCTTTTTCCCGATAACCAACCCGAGACGGGGGTGATCAAGATCGTTGTTGCGCGCAAGGAGCAGGAGATTTTTCCCCGGAACCTTGCCGGTAGGGGAGTCAAAGACTGCCTTGAATTGCCGGGGGGTAAGCAGACGCTTTTCCCGACTGAAGTCCTGACTCACCTCCAGTGCCGGATTATCAAACTGCCAGACGCGCACGACCTTTGGCGCGACGACGCGACAGGACGGCACGACCGTTCTTGGTAGCCATGCGAGCACGGAAACCGTGGGTACGAGCGCGTTTGATAGTGCTTGGTTGGAAAGTACGTTTCATTGTCGTGTTACCTGGTTCGTCCACAACGGGCCGGAATGGCCCCCGTTTTAAGAGACCGGGGATTCTAGAGAAAGCAAGCCTTCAGGTCAATTTCCAACCAACGTTT includes:
- the rpmH gene encoding 50S ribosomal protein L34 translates to MKRTFQPSTIKRARTHGFRARMATKNGRAVLSRRRAKGRARLAV